The segment AATACCTTGGAACGTACATCTGAGATTGGAACGATGCGGGCGCTTGGATTTACTAGACAGCAAGTAAGAAAGATGGTAATTGGTGAGGGGTTACTTATAGGTTTGGTAGGAGTCATTGGAGGCGTAGCATCAGGTGTGATTTTACTTTACGTTACTAGTAAATCCAAGCTTTTGGGAGATTTCATATCTTTCCAGATACCTCTTGGTAATATTGGAGTAGCATTGATTGCTGGTCTTTTACTAAGTTTATTTGCCTCTTGGATTTCTAGTACGACAGCTAGTAAAATAAATATTTTGTCATCACTCAAAGAAGGTTAAAATTATGTCGGTAAAGTACGGGATATTAACATTGTTATTCCTACAAGAAAATCATGGATACGAATTGAAAGTAGAATTAGAGTCTCTTCTAAGTATCAAGGGAAAGATTAACCCTGGTCAGATTTATACTACCCTTGACCGTCTCATTCGTGATCAACTCGTGTCATCGGCAGGAATAGATGACCAAGAAAGAAAGTTATATAAATTAGAAGCGGAAGGTGAAAATGAATTAAAAAAATGGTTATTAGAACCTGTACCTTATTACTCTACTAGGGACGACTTTCATTTTAAATGGAGTTGCGCTCGAAAAATCCACTTTGATCGAGAAAATATTATGCTTGAGCAACAAAAAGCAATGATAATGAAAGATGTAATGGAGTTGACTAAATTAAAAACGGAGTTACTTATTCAGGGTGAAGAGGATAAATATTTATTAATCAGTGGTACACTCTTACATTTGGAGGCAGATTTAAATTGGATAAGTCAGATTGAAAATAGAAATCGTTCATAAATCTAAGTAGAGGTTTCCTTTTCGATATACCGTTGTAATTATCTGTAAGCCCGAAATATAAAAAATAGCGCACCTTTACGGTACGCACGACGAATGGCCAACTATCCTAGATTTTTTTCGGATAGTTGGCTATTTTGCACATGTGGCTTGAATATTATCTGACCAAGGCATGTAATTATGTAAAATTTCAGGTTGTTGATGGAACGGTAAATTTGGTAACTCCGTCATCAGCTTCACCAGGTACTGATAAAAATCAATCCCGTTTGCTTTGGCCGTTTCAGCCAAACTTAAACAGATGGCATTCGCATTGGCACCTGCTTCGCTCACAGAGAAAAGCCAGTTTTTTCGGCCAATCACATTTGGGCGAATCGCATTTTCAGCGGGATTATTGTCAATTGCGATGTGGCCGTTTTCAAGAAAGACTTTTAACTCATCCGCTCGGCTCAATGTATATTCCGCTGCTTTCGCAATCGCGTTTTTACCAAAGAAAGGAGAACGGTCTATCCAATCGAAAAATTCAGCTATGATAGGCTTTGCTTCTTGTTGACGAACTCGTA is part of the Lysinibacillus sp. FSL K6-0232 genome and harbors:
- a CDS encoding PadR family transcriptional regulator, producing the protein MSVKYGILTLLFLQENHGYELKVELESLLSIKGKINPGQIYTTLDRLIRDQLVSSAGIDDQERKLYKLEAEGENELKKWLLEPVPYYSTRDDFHFKWSCARKIHFDRENIMLEQQKAMIMKDVMELTKLKTELLIQGEEDKYLLISGTLLHLEADLNWISQIENRNRS